In Actinomycetota bacterium, the DNA window CGCGGGGCATGCTCGTCACCGCGTACCTGCGGGCGGGCGTGGGCGCGCACGGCGCGGCGCAGGTCTACGCGGACGCGTACGCGGGCGAGCCGTTCGTCACCGTGCACCCGGACGGACGGATGCCCTCGACCGCCGAGGTGCGGGGGAGCAACCGGGCGCATCTGGGCGTCAAGCTCGACGAGCGCAGCGGCGTGCTCGTGGTCGCGTGCGCGATCGACAACCTGGTCAAGGGCACGAGCGGCCAGGCCGTGCAGTGCGCGAACCTGGCGCTCGGCATGGACGAGACGGCCGGGCTCGACCACTCGGTCCCGGTGGTGTGACGGCCATGGCTGCGACCTACGAGTTCGGGCACGCCGAGGGCGGCATCGTGGCGCCGGCCGGGTTCCTCGCGTCCGGTGTGGCCGCCGGCATCAAGAAGTCCGGCAAGCGGGATGTGGTCGTGCTGGCGGCGAAGGACGGCGCCGTGCCGGCCGCGGCGGTCTTCACCACCAACACGATGGCCGCCGCGCCGGTGCACCTGTCGCGGGCGAACGTCGCCGGCGGAACCACGCGCGCTGTCGTCGCGAACTCCGGCAACGCCAACGCGTGCACGGGCGAGCCGGGCGCGGCCGACGCCGCCGCGATGGCCGCCGCATGCGCGGACGCGCTCGGGTGCGACGCGGGCGAGGTCCTCGTCGCCTCGACCGGGGTCATCGGCGTCGCGCTGCCGATGGACGCGATGCTGCCGGGCATCGCCGACGCGGTCGCCGCGCTCGACGACGCGGCCGGGGACGCGGCTGCTGAGGGCATCATGACCACGGACACCTTCGTGAAGCAGACCGCGCTCACCGTGAGCGCCGGCGGCACGCGCTACACCGTCGGCGGCATGGCCAAGGGCTCAGGGATGATCCGGCCCGACATGGCCACGATGCTCGCGTTCGTCACTACCGACGCGCCGCTGACCTCGGCGGCGTGCGAGCAGGTCGTCCGCGCCGCCGTGGCCCGGACCTTCAACCGGATCACGGTCGACTCCGACACCTCCACGAACGATATGTTGCTGCTGATGGCCTCGGGCGAGGCGGGCGGCCCCGCGCTCGCGCCGGGTGACCCCGCGTGCGCGGACGCGTACGAGGCGGTCGCCGCGGCCGTCACCGAGGTCTGCGAGCGGCTCGCCAAGATGATCGTGCGCGACGGCGAGGGCGCCACCAAGTTCGTCACCATCACGGTCACCGGCGCCGTCTCCGAGGCGGACGCCGAGCGCGCCGCCTTCTCGATCGCCGACTCGCCGCTGGTCAAGACGGCGTTGTTCGGCGCGGACGCGAACTGGGGCCGGGTCGTCTCGGCGGTCGGCAAGTCGGGCGCGCAGGTGGATCCCGCGAAGCTCGACGTCACCTTCGCCGGCATCCCGACCTGCGTCGGAGGCACGGGCCTGGCGTTCGACGAGGACGCCGCTGCCGCGGCGCTCGCCGAGACCGACATCGACGTGGCCGTCGACCTGCACCTCGGGAGCGGCGAGGCCACCGTCTGGACCTGCGACCTGTCCTACGAGTACGTGCGGATCAACGGCGAGTACAGGAGTTGAGGAAGCCGTGATGAAGGACCTGCTGTCCAAGGCCGAGACACTCACCGAGGCGCTGCCGTGGATCAAGCGCGCCTGGGGCAAGACCGTGGTCATCAAGTACGGCGGCGCCGCGATGACCGACCCGGCGCTGCGCGACATGGTCGCCTCGGACGTCGTGCTGATGAAGCTCATGGGCATGAATCCCGTCATCGTGCACGGCGGCGGACCGGAGATCACGCAGTACATGGAGCGGCTCGGCATGCCCGTCGAGTTCGTCGACGGTCTGCGGGTCACCGACGAGGCGGCGATGGAAGTCGTCAAGATGGTGCTCGTCGGCAAGGTCAACAAGGAGCTCGTCGCCGCCATCAACGCGCACGGCCGGCTCGCCGTCGGCATCGCCGGCGACGACGCGAACCTCATCCGCGCCACGCAGCTCGATGCGCGGCTCGGGCGGGTCGGCGAGATCACCGCGATCGACACCACGGTCGCGACCAACCTCATCGAGGACGGCTTCGTGCCGGTCATCGCGAGCGTGGGCGCGGGCGACGACGGCGGCTCGTTCAACATCAACGCGGACTCGGTCGCCTCGGCGCTCGCCGTCGCGCTCGGCAGCGAGAAAGTCATCTTCCTCACCGACGTCGACGGCGTGTACGAGGACTTCGACGACAAGGACTCGCTGCTCTCGGCGATGCCGCTGTCGGACGCGAAGGCGCGCATCAGCGGCGATACGCTCGGCGCCGGGATGATCCCGAAGGTGCAGGCGTGCGTGGACGCGCTCGACGGCGGTGTGCGCCGGGCGCACATCCTGAACGGCAAGGTCCCGCACGCGCTGCTGCTCGAGGTCTACACCGACGAGGGCGTCGGCACGATGCTCACGCACGACGTGGAGCCGGCAGAAGAGGCGGTGCTCTAGGCCATGGGCGTGCTGTTCGACGCGGAGTCCGCACGGGACGCGGCGTTCCACCTGCCGACCTACGCGCGCAAGCCGGTCATGTTCGTGGTCGGCAGCGGGCCGAAGCTGTTCGACGACGCGGGTCGCGAGTACCTCGACTTCGTCGCCGGCATCGGCTCGGTGAACCTCGGCCACGCGCATCCCGCGGTCACCTCGGCGCTGTGGAACCAGGTCGCCAAACTCACGCAGGTCAGCAACCTCTACCACGTCGAGCACCGGGCCGAGCTGGCCGAGACGCTGTCGGGCCTGCTCGGCGGGGGCAAGGCGTTCTTCTGCAACTCGGGCACCGAGGCGTGCGAGGCCGCGATCAAGCTCGCGCGCAAGTGGGGCCGGTCGCGGAGGGGCGAGGGCTGCCACGAGATCGTGACGGCGATAGGGTCGTTCCACGGGCGGACGCTCGGCTCGCTCGCGGCCACCGGGCAGCCCGGCAAGAAGGCCGCGTTCGAGCCGTTGCCCGGCGGGTTCGTCCACGTGGCGCAGAACGACGTCGACGCGCTCGATGCAGCCGTAGGGCCGAAGACCTGCGCGGTCATGCTCGAGCCGGTCCAGGGCGAGGGTGGCGTTCACCCGTGCACGCCCGAGTACCTGAAGGCCGCACGCAAGCTCTGCGACGAGCGAGACGTCCTGCTCGTGCTCGACGAGGTGCAGACCGGCATGTGGCGGACCGGGCCTGCCTTCGCCCAGCAGGGTTACGGTGTCGAGGCCGACGTCACGTGCATCGCGAAGGCGCTGGCCAACGGCCTACCGGTCGGCGCCATCGTCGCGAAGGGCAGCGCAGCGGACACGTTCGAGCCCGGCGACCACGGCTCGACCTTCGGCGGCGGGCCGGCGATCTGCGTCGCGGCGCTCGCCACGATCGAGGCGCTGCAGGCGCAGCACCTCGGCGAGAACGCGATCGTGATGGGCGAGCGGCTGAGGGCCGGCCTGCGCGCGCTCCGGGACGTGACCGGCGCGGTGGCCGAGGTCCGCGGCGTCGGGCTCATGAACGCGATCGAGCTCACCGAGCCGATCGCGGCCAAGGTCGCCGCCGTCGCGCTGACCCAGGGCTTCGTCATCAACAGCATCGGCGAGCACGTGCTGCGGTTCCTGCCACCGCTCGTGATCGGCCCGTCGGAGATCGACGGGCTGCTCGAGGCGCTCCTCGGCATCATCGAGACCCAGGAAGGGGGCGCGGCCTGACATGACCGCCAACACGCTCGCCGGGCGCGACCTGCTCACGATGGCCGACCTCACGCCCGCCGAGGTCCGGCTCGTGCTCGATCGCGCACTCGCGCACAAGGACCTGTGGCCGCGCCGCGCCGCGCCGCGGCCGACGCTGGCCGGCAAGAAGGCCGCGCTGGTCTTCATGAAGCCGTCGCTGCGCACGCGCGTGAGCTTCGAGTGCGCCTGCGCGAACCTCGGCATCCACCCGGTGGTGCTCGGCCCGCACGACGCCTTCTCGCGCGAGGAGACCGTCCACGACACCGTGAAGACGCTCGAGCGGTACGTGGACGTGATCGTGCTGCGCACCTTCGAGCAGGCCCACGTCGAGGAGGTCGCCGAGCACGCCTCGGTGCCGGTCGTGAACTCGCTCACCGACGATCACCACCCCTGCCAGGGGCTCGCCGACCTCATGACGATCGAGGAGCGGTTCGCGAAGCTCGCGGGCCTGACGCTCGCGTACGTCGGCGACGGCAACAACATGGCCAACACCTGCCTGCTCGCGGGCGCGCTCACCGGCATGCACGTGCGGACGGCCTCGCCGGACGGCTACGCGCCCGCCGCGGCGGTCGTCGAGCAGGCGCGCGCGCTCGCGGAGGCGCACGTCACCGGCGCGACGATCGCTGTGGGCGCCGACCCGGCCGCCGCGGTCGCCGGCGCCGACGTGGTCGTGACCGACACGTGGGCGTCGATGGGCCAGGAGGCCGAGCACGCCGAGCGGGTCGCGGCGTTCGCGGGCTTCACGGTGGACGAGCCCCTGTTCGCGCAGGCCTCGGAAGGCGCCGTCTTCCTGCACTGCCTGCCCGCGCACCGCGGCGAGGAGGTCTCGCCCGGGGTGATCGACGGCGCGGCGTCGGCGGTGTTCGACGAGGCGGAGAATCGGCTGTGGGCGCAGCAGGCGCTGCTGTCGCTGCTGTTGGAGGGAAGCGAGTCATGACGAAGCGGAGCACGCGGCAGGACGCCCTTCGCGCCATCGTGCGGGGCGGGACGGTCCGTACCCAGCAGGAGCTCGTGGACCGGCTGCGCGCGCTCGGGTTCGAGTGCACGCAGGCGACGGTCTCGCGCGACGCGGCCGAGATCGGCCTGCGGAAGCTGCTGGGCGGCGGGTACGTGCTCGCCGAGGACCTGCACCTGCACCGGATGTTCGAGGACCTGGTGACGGGCGTGGTCCGCTCGCAGCAGCTGGTGCTCGTGAAGACGAGCGCGGGAGGGGCGATGGGCGTGGCGGCGGCGCTCGACGCGGGCGGCTTCGAGCACGTGCTCGGCTCGATCGCCGGCGACGACACCGTCCTGCTGATCACGGAGTCGGAGGCTGCGGCCGAGGGGCTCGTGGGGGCACTGAGCAGGTACGCACCGCGCCGGGGCTTTCGGCGCTGAAGGAGATGAGGGAAGGTACCGTGGCTGACAGGGAGAAGTGCGTTCTGGCCTACTCGGGCGGGCTGGACACCTCGGTGGCGATCCGCTGGCTGCAGGACAACAAGGACGTCGACGTGATCGCGCTCGCCATCGACGTGGGCCAGGAGCGCCAGGACCTCGAGTTCGTGCGTACCAAGGCGCTTTCCATCGGCGCGATCGAGTCGATCGTGACCGACGTGCGCGAGGAGTACGTCGAGGAGTTCCTGTCGCGGGCGCTGAAGGCCAACGCGCTCTACGAGAACAAGTACCCGCTGGTCTCGGCACTGTCGCGGCCGATCATCGTCAAGCACCTCGTCGAGGCGGCGCACAAGCACCAGGCCAGGTACATCGCGCACGGCTGCACCGGCAAGGGCAACGACCAGGTGCGCTTCGAGGTCGGCATCGCCGCGCTCGACCCGGATCTCGTGGTGCTCGCGCCCGTGCGCGAATGGGAGCTCAAGACGCGCGAGCAGGAGATGGAGTGGGCTTCAGAGCGCGGCATCCCGGTGCCCACGACCAAGGAGAACCCGTACTCCATCGACGACAACATCTGGGGCCGCGCCATCGAGTGCGGCGTGCTGGAGGACCCGTGGGTGGAGCCGCCGGCGGACATCTACACGCTCACCAACGACGCGCGCACCGACGCCGGTGATGAGGCCGAGTACTGCGTGCTGACCTTCGAGCAGGGCCTGCCGATCGCCTACGACGGTGAGGTGATGAGCTTCCACGACATCATCGAGAAGATGAACGACATCGCCGGGCGGCACGGCTTCGGGCGGATCGACATGATCGAGAACCGGCTCGTCGGCGTGAAGTCGCGCGAGATCTACGAGGTTCCCGGCGCACTCGCGCTCATCACCGCGCACAAGGCGCTCGAGGACCTGTGTCTGGAGCGCGAGGTGCTCCACTACAAGCTCGGCATCGAGCAGAAGTGGGCCGAGCTCGTCTACACCGGCATGTGGTTCTCGCCGCTCAAAGAGGCGCTCGACGGCTTCATCGACACCACCCAGAAGCTCGTCACCGGCGACGTGCGGCTGCGCTTCTTCAAGGGCTCGTGTGTGACCGTGGGCCGGCGCTCGCCCTACTCGCTGTACGACTACGACCTGGCCACCTACGACGAGTCCGACTCGTTCGACCATGCCGCGGCCAAGGGCTTCATCGACCTGTGGGGCCTGCCCGTGAAGGTCTGGGCGCGGGCGCGGCGCAAGGT includes these proteins:
- a CDS encoding aspartate aminotransferase family protein, whose amino-acid sequence is MGVLFDAESARDAAFHLPTYARKPVMFVVGSGPKLFDDAGREYLDFVAGIGSVNLGHAHPAVTSALWNQVAKLTQVSNLYHVEHRAELAETLSGLLGGGKAFFCNSGTEACEAAIKLARKWGRSRRGEGCHEIVTAIGSFHGRTLGSLAATGQPGKKAAFEPLPGGFVHVAQNDVDALDAAVGPKTCAVMLEPVQGEGGVHPCTPEYLKAARKLCDERDVLLVLDEVQTGMWRTGPAFAQQGYGVEADVTCIAKALANGLPVGAIVAKGSAADTFEPGDHGSTFGGGPAICVAALATIEALQAQHLGENAIVMGERLRAGLRALRDVTGAVAEVRGVGLMNAIELTEPIAAKVAAVALTQGFVINSIGEHVLRFLPPLVIGPSEIDGLLEALLGIIETQEGGAA
- a CDS encoding ArgR family transcriptional regulator gives rise to the protein MTKRSTRQDALRAIVRGGTVRTQQELVDRLRALGFECTQATVSRDAAEIGLRKLLGGGYVLAEDLHLHRMFEDLVTGVVRSQQLVLVKTSAGGAMGVAAALDAGGFEHVLGSIAGDDTVLLITESEAAAEGLVGALSRYAPRRGFRR
- a CDS encoding argininosuccinate synthase produces the protein MREGTVADREKCVLAYSGGLDTSVAIRWLQDNKDVDVIALAIDVGQERQDLEFVRTKALSIGAIESIVTDVREEYVEEFLSRALKANALYENKYPLVSALSRPIIVKHLVEAAHKHQARYIAHGCTGKGNDQVRFEVGIAALDPDLVVLAPVREWELKTREQEMEWASERGIPVPTTKENPYSIDDNIWGRAIECGVLEDPWVEPPADIYTLTNDARTDAGDEAEYCVLTFEQGLPIAYDGEVMSFHDIIEKMNDIAGRHGFGRIDMIENRLVGVKSREIYEVPGALALITAHKALEDLCLEREVLHYKLGIEQKWAELVYTGMWFSPLKEALDGFIDTTQKLVTGDVRLRFFKGSCVTVGRRSPYSLYDYDLATYDESDSFDHAAAKGFIDLWGLPVKVWARARRKVGKEGEV
- the argJ gene encoding bifunctional glutamate N-acetyltransferase/amino-acid acetyltransferase ArgJ, translated to MAATYEFGHAEGGIVAPAGFLASGVAAGIKKSGKRDVVVLAAKDGAVPAAAVFTTNTMAAAPVHLSRANVAGGTTRAVVANSGNANACTGEPGAADAAAMAAACADALGCDAGEVLVASTGVIGVALPMDAMLPGIADAVAALDDAAGDAAAEGIMTTDTFVKQTALTVSAGGTRYTVGGMAKGSGMIRPDMATMLAFVTTDAPLTSAACEQVVRAAVARTFNRITVDSDTSTNDMLLLMASGEAGGPALAPGDPACADAYEAVAAAVTEVCERLAKMIVRDGEGATKFVTITVTGAVSEADAERAAFSIADSPLVKTALFGADANWGRVVSAVGKSGAQVDPAKLDVTFAGIPTCVGGTGLAFDEDAAAAALAETDIDVAVDLHLGSGEATVWTCDLSYEYVRINGEYRS
- the argF gene encoding ornithine carbamoyltransferase, with the protein product MTANTLAGRDLLTMADLTPAEVRLVLDRALAHKDLWPRRAAPRPTLAGKKAALVFMKPSLRTRVSFECACANLGIHPVVLGPHDAFSREETVHDTVKTLERYVDVIVLRTFEQAHVEEVAEHASVPVVNSLTDDHHPCQGLADLMTIEERFAKLAGLTLAYVGDGNNMANTCLLAGALTGMHVRTASPDGYAPAAAVVEQARALAEAHVTGATIAVGADPAAAVAGADVVVTDTWASMGQEAEHAERVAAFAGFTVDEPLFAQASEGAVFLHCLPAHRGEEVSPGVIDGAASAVFDEAENRLWAQQALLSLLLEGSES
- the argB gene encoding acetylglutamate kinase, with protein sequence MKDLLSKAETLTEALPWIKRAWGKTVVIKYGGAAMTDPALRDMVASDVVLMKLMGMNPVIVHGGGPEITQYMERLGMPVEFVDGLRVTDEAAMEVVKMVLVGKVNKELVAAINAHGRLAVGIAGDDANLIRATQLDARLGRVGEITAIDTTVATNLIEDGFVPVIASVGAGDDGGSFNINADSVASALAVALGSEKVIFLTDVDGVYEDFDDKDSLLSAMPLSDAKARISGDTLGAGMIPKVQACVDALDGGVRRAHILNGKVPHALLLEVYTDEGVGTMLTHDVEPAEEAVL